Proteins found in one Sporosarcina sp. FSL K6-3457 genomic segment:
- a CDS encoding sensor histidine kinase: protein MGKVEQPIRKQITSSFYLILLFSAVATIITWVIIATIFLLQMNRMNPANYYEKQIPGILKSIEENKGKFVTVDRKKELEKEIPLEGIDYQVVDKNGNILFGSISERYVKSQKELLNSFNTNLYDKKSIVKYYPTFNEQGEQIGAIGFRYKLSVAASNPNSQGLPIVTGFIFLVSPFVYFYLFSYLVGKRFSKKIEQPFKNLMVGARKIQNHDLDFQLIESKNTKELNQLVRAFEDMRMALKDSLLRQWQLEEERKEMVAAIAHDLRTPLTIIHGHVEGLIDGGAKNPERLDRYLQTIFSSTQRSIRLIDQLNEVSAIGRQNFIMEPQVVDIAEFIEHKTEEYTMLCAKKNISLKSTFTLADEVGIEISIDPYRVSQVLDNIMTNSIRYCPNNGVIEWTITKEHNKICFEIMDNGPGFHQEETENVFTRFYRGDTSRSGEDSNFGLGLYIAQMIVKRHHGCITVQNRAQGGAYTKVVIKDLA from the coding sequence ATGGGGAAAGTAGAACAGCCTATCCGCAAGCAGATTACCTCATCATTTTATCTCATCTTACTATTCAGTGCTGTTGCAACGATCATTACATGGGTAATCATAGCTACGATCTTTCTTTTACAAATGAATCGGATGAACCCTGCCAATTACTATGAAAAACAAATACCTGGTATTTTGAAATCGATTGAAGAAAATAAGGGAAAGTTTGTGACGGTTGATAGAAAAAAAGAGCTAGAAAAGGAAATCCCGTTAGAAGGAATCGACTACCAAGTCGTAGATAAAAACGGCAATATCCTTTTTGGTTCGATTTCCGAGCGCTATGTGAAAAGCCAAAAAGAGCTATTAAATAGTTTCAATACAAATCTTTATGATAAAAAGAGTATCGTGAAATATTACCCTACATTCAATGAGCAAGGTGAGCAAATCGGGGCCATTGGTTTTCGCTATAAACTTAGCGTAGCAGCCTCTAACCCGAACTCACAAGGTCTACCTATTGTGACTGGATTCATTTTCCTTGTGAGTCCGTTTGTTTACTTCTATTTATTTTCCTATTTGGTTGGAAAAAGATTTAGTAAAAAAATCGAGCAACCATTTAAGAACCTGATGGTAGGAGCTAGGAAAATCCAAAATCATGATCTAGACTTTCAATTGATCGAGTCCAAGAACACTAAGGAATTAAACCAATTGGTAAGAGCCTTTGAGGATATGAGAATGGCTCTGAAGGACTCGCTATTAAGGCAATGGCAATTGGAAGAGGAACGAAAAGAAATGGTAGCAGCAATTGCCCATGATCTACGAACGCCATTAACGATTATTCATGGACATGTAGAAGGATTAATAGATGGAGGAGCAAAGAACCCTGAACGTCTTGATCGCTATTTGCAAACCATTTTCTCAAGTACTCAACGCTCTATTCGTTTAATCGATCAACTGAATGAAGTATCAGCGATTGGCCGCCAAAATTTTATCATGGAACCACAAGTTGTTGATATCGCTGAGTTCATTGAACATAAAACAGAAGAGTATACCATGCTTTGTGCAAAGAAAAACATTTCTTTAAAAAGCACTTTTACTTTGGCAGATGAGGTAGGAATAGAAATAAGTATAGATCCTTATCGAGTTTCTCAAGTGTTGGATAATATTATGACAAATAGTATTCGCTATTGTCCAAACAATGGCGTAATTGAGTGGACAATCACAAAAGAACACAACAAAATCTGTTTCGAAATAATGGATAATGGTCCAGGTTTTCATCAGGAGGAGACCGAAAATGTTTTTACAAGGTTTTATCGAGGGGATACCTCGAGGTCAGGCGAAGATTCTAACTTTGGGTTGGGTTTGTATAT